From one Nitrosococcus halophilus Nc 4 genomic stretch:
- a CDS encoding ABC transporter ATP-binding protein, with protein sequence MNQAVNNGLKSPVAPLPAQSSDNTYGWKYILGMVLEHRRKLLFAQLIAILAALTSVPIPMLMPLLVDEVLLEQPGAIVSTLNALFPSTWQGPILYVLAVLVLTLLLRLGSMLLGVWQMRQFIHIAKDITYRLRKDLLARLRQVSMAEYEILGSGAVASHFVTDLDTVDQFVGTTISKFIVAVLTIIGVAAVLLWVNWQLGLFILLMNPLVIYFTMVLGKQVKHLKQRENTAYEIFQGALTETLDAIQQIRAANRERHYVRRLMDLAQGVRDRSVAYAWKSETANRLSFLVFLCGFEIFRATAMLMVVFSDLTIGQMFAVFGYLWFMMGPVQEVLNIQYALASAKGALARLNRLPALKKEPHYPHRQNPFIGKLTTSVSLRDVCFAYGNGPRVLDHVSLDIQAGEKVALVGASGGGKTTLVQVLLGLYPPQFGALLFDGVPVTEIGLDVVRENVVTVLQYPALFNDTVRANITLDREMPDERLWQALEIAQLRETVAGMDEGLDTMVGRQGVRLSGGQRQRLAVARMILADPKVVILDEATSALDTETEGKLHQELEKFLAGRTTIIIAHRLSAVKQAERVYVFDGGRIIEEGHHDELIRNDGLYARLYGAVQT encoded by the coding sequence ATGAATCAAGCAGTAAATAATGGCCTTAAGTCTCCGGTGGCGCCATTACCAGCCCAATCCTCCGACAATACTTATGGCTGGAAATATATATTAGGAATGGTTTTGGAGCACCGCCGTAAACTGCTCTTTGCCCAGCTAATTGCCATACTGGCTGCGCTTACGAGTGTCCCTATACCCATGCTCATGCCGCTTTTAGTCGATGAAGTATTATTAGAGCAACCTGGGGCTATCGTATCGACTCTTAATGCCCTGTTTCCGTCGACTTGGCAGGGGCCGATTCTCTATGTATTGGCAGTATTAGTATTAACTTTGCTGTTGCGCTTGGGATCGATGTTATTAGGGGTGTGGCAGATGCGCCAGTTCATCCATATTGCCAAGGACATCACTTATCGTCTACGCAAAGATCTGCTGGCCCGCCTTAGGCAGGTTTCCATGGCCGAATATGAAATATTGGGCAGTGGCGCCGTAGCCTCCCACTTTGTGACCGATCTAGATACTGTGGACCAGTTTGTGGGTACCACTATCAGCAAATTTATCGTGGCCGTGCTGACCATTATTGGCGTAGCGGCAGTTTTGCTTTGGGTAAATTGGCAGCTTGGGCTATTCATTTTGCTGATGAATCCCCTCGTGATTTATTTCACAATGGTGTTGGGAAAACAGGTCAAGCATCTGAAGCAAAGAGAAAATACGGCCTATGAAATCTTTCAAGGCGCCCTTACAGAGACCTTGGATGCTATCCAGCAGATCCGGGCTGCCAACCGGGAACGACATTATGTCCGACGTCTTATGGATCTAGCCCAAGGAGTACGGGATCGCTCCGTTGCCTATGCATGGAAAAGCGAGACGGCTAATCGATTATCCTTTTTAGTATTCCTCTGTGGTTTTGAGATATTTCGAGCTACGGCGATGCTCATGGTCGTGTTTTCTGATTTAACTATTGGGCAAATGTTCGCCGTATTTGGCTATCTATGGTTCATGATGGGGCCGGTGCAAGAAGTGCTCAATATTCAATATGCTCTTGCTAGTGCGAAGGGAGCGCTGGCACGTTTAAATCGATTGCCGGCGTTAAAGAAGGAACCCCATTATCCCCATCGTCAGAATCCCTTTATTGGCAAACTTACCACCAGTGTATCTTTACGAGATGTATGCTTTGCTTATGGTAATGGTCCTCGGGTGTTGGATCACGTCAGCTTAGATATTCAGGCGGGGGAGAAGGTGGCTTTAGTAGGCGCCAGTGGCGGCGGGAAAACGACCTTGGTCCAAGTACTATTGGGGCTATATCCTCCACAATTTGGTGCTTTGCTTTTCGATGGTGTGCCGGTCACTGAGATTGGTCTTGATGTGGTACGGGAGAATGTGGTCACTGTGTTGCAGTATCCCGCCTTATTTAACGATACCGTGCGGGCTAATATTACCCTGGATCGGGAGATGCCCGATGAGCGTCTTTGGCAGGCTCTGGAAATTGCCCAATTGCGCGAGACAGTGGCAGGAATGGACGAGGGATTGGATACCATGGTCGGACGTCAAGGGGTGAGGCTCTCTGGTGGCCAACGCCAGCGTTTAGCCGTTGCCCGGATGATCTTGGCCGATCCCAAGGTGGTGATTTTGGACGAAGCAACATCGGCCTTGGATACAGAGACTGAGGGTAAGTTGCATCAGGAGTTAGAGAAATTCCTCGCGGGACGGACTACGATTATTATTGCCCACCGCCTCAGTGCCGTGAAACAGGCAGAGCGGGTCTATGTTTTTGATGGTGGCCGTATTATTGAAGAGGGCCACCATGATGAGTTGATCCGTAACGATGGTCTCTATGCCAGGCTCTATGGTGCGGTGCAGACTTGA
- a CDS encoding phospholipase D-like domain-containing protein — MLGGLIVLFFHFIAAPFAVVHALLFKRDHRAALGWISVSILFPIAGPLLYFFFGVNRIHHSAREVTGWKSTLPYFGYERGEVFLPQEPPPKIDNHPLAHVGWRTTVTPLTGGNNVTFLENGDAFYPRLIEAIKSAQARVWISSYIFSGSGVGMEIASALAEAVKRGVDTRVLVDGVGAWYSLHSLRRRLQDTGVRYVEFLPLRLLPPSLHINLRNHRKIAVIDTGYAFFGGLNIDDRHFVAAPRIDNPHKDVHFELYGPAAISLAEVFARDWYAATREVLTVTGKGEEQGNVRARVIEDGPDEGLDRLAMTLMGVVGGARRRIRIMTPYFLPHRELIGALQGAAVRGVMVEVLLPQRSNLRYVDWATRHSLWELLQWGVRVGLKPPPFAHSKIFMVDDDYVLAGSANLDPRSLRLNFEVGVELFDATLAATVSDYLDKAWKDAQILRLEDLDQRSIPVRLRDGFFWLFSAYL; from the coding sequence ATGCTTGGCGGGTTAATAGTCCTTTTTTTTCATTTTATTGCCGCGCCGTTTGCGGTTGTCCATGCTTTATTATTCAAACGGGACCATCGTGCCGCACTCGGCTGGATTAGCGTTTCGATTTTATTTCCCATCGCCGGTCCCTTGCTCTATTTTTTTTTCGGTGTTAACCGTATTCACCACAGTGCTAGGGAAGTCACAGGTTGGAAGTCCACCTTGCCCTATTTTGGTTACGAGCGAGGCGAGGTATTTCTGCCACAGGAACCGCCACCGAAGATTGATAATCATCCGCTAGCTCATGTGGGCTGGCGCACGACGGTCACCCCGCTGACAGGGGGCAATAACGTCACTTTTCTCGAGAACGGTGATGCTTTTTACCCTCGGCTGATCGAGGCTATCAAGTCCGCCCAGGCACGGGTTTGGATCTCCAGTTATATTTTCTCTGGTAGCGGCGTTGGAATGGAAATTGCTAGTGCTCTTGCAGAAGCCGTAAAACGGGGAGTAGATACGCGCGTGTTGGTAGATGGGGTAGGTGCTTGGTATTCACTGCATAGTTTGCGGCGGCGACTGCAGGATACCGGGGTTCGATATGTTGAGTTTCTACCGCTGCGCCTATTGCCCCCGTCACTTCACATTAACCTGCGCAATCATCGCAAAATCGCGGTTATCGATACGGGTTATGCTTTTTTTGGTGGGCTCAATATTGACGATCGTCATTTTGTCGCAGCTCCTCGGATTGATAATCCTCATAAGGATGTGCATTTTGAATTGTACGGTCCAGCGGCGATTAGCTTAGCCGAAGTCTTTGCCCGCGACTGGTACGCCGCTACCCGTGAAGTGCTCACCGTGACCGGTAAGGGGGAAGAACAGGGTAATGTGCGCGCACGGGTAATTGAAGACGGTCCAGATGAGGGCTTAGATCGGTTAGCGATGACTCTCATGGGTGTGGTAGGGGGGGCACGTCGGCGGATTCGTATTATGACGCCTTATTTTCTCCCCCACCGTGAGCTGATAGGCGCCCTCCAGGGTGCGGCTGTACGCGGTGTCATGGTAGAGGTTTTGCTCCCGCAGCGATCTAACCTGCGTTATGTGGATTGGGCAACTCGGCATTCATTGTGGGAGTTGTTGCAGTGGGGGGTACGCGTTGGCCTTAAGCCTCCGCCATTTGCCCATAGCAAAATTTTTATGGTGGATGATGATTATGTGTTGGCTGGCTCAGCAAATCTGGACCCGCGCAGTTTGAGGCTGAATTTCGAAGTGGGGGTGGAATTATTCGATGCTACGCTAGCGGCAACTGTCAGTGATTATCTTGATAAAGCTTGGAAAGATGCGCAGATCCTACGGTTAGAGGATTTGGACCAGCGTTCTATTCCGGTCCGGCTGCGGGATGGTTTCTTTTGGCTGTTTTCAGCTTACCTATAA
- a CDS encoding aldehyde dehydrogenase family protein has translation MRSFFANGNTRDEEFRRQQLQKLHRIISGHEKEITQALAADFGKPAVETYASEIAFLYQEIHHTLKYLRRWMQPKKVSTPLALQPSKSRIYSEPKGIVLVIGPWNYPFQLTLAPVVAAMAAGNCVLIKPSELTPHTSALIKKLISNHFPPEYLTVVEGEGAKVVPELIDNYPLDHIFFTGSSRVGSMIAEQAGRHLISTTLELGGKSPAIVEPSAAFGVAAKRLLWGKFFNSGQTCVAPDYLLLDKAIADPFIKILKETLLKFYGDPSQASQHLARIVNEGRWKTLVSYLEQGKILYGGQSSLEERYIAPTLLQVTDLSQPVMEEEIFGPILPIITYQSRSEALEIIRKNPYPLAFYLFTGEKESQDWYLNRFQFGGGATNNAMVHLSNPDLPFGGINQSGQGRYHGYEGFVTFSNRKSVLHSGTWFDPNFKYPPYSESALKWFRRLLG, from the coding sequence ATGCGGTCTTTTTTTGCCAATGGCAATACCCGCGATGAGGAGTTTCGCAGGCAACAATTACAAAAATTACACCGGATAATTTCCGGGCATGAAAAAGAAATTACCCAAGCGTTAGCGGCCGACTTTGGTAAGCCGGCAGTGGAAACCTATGCCAGTGAAATCGCTTTTCTATATCAAGAAATTCATCATACCCTTAAATACCTTCGCAGGTGGATGCAACCAAAGAAAGTCTCCACCCCTCTGGCGCTTCAACCGAGTAAAAGCCGCATATATTCTGAGCCTAAGGGAATCGTTCTGGTCATTGGTCCCTGGAATTATCCTTTTCAATTAACCTTAGCTCCTGTCGTAGCTGCCATGGCTGCCGGTAACTGTGTGCTAATTAAACCTTCGGAACTCACTCCCCACACTTCAGCCTTAATAAAAAAATTAATTAGCAACCATTTTCCACCAGAATACCTCACTGTGGTGGAAGGAGAGGGGGCCAAAGTCGTTCCAGAATTAATTGATAATTATCCCCTTGATCATATCTTTTTCACCGGCTCATCCCGCGTGGGATCCATGATTGCGGAACAAGCAGGTCGTCATCTGATTTCCACCACTTTGGAACTCGGGGGGAAAAGTCCAGCTATTGTAGAGCCTTCTGCGGCTTTTGGAGTAGCAGCCAAGCGCTTGCTTTGGGGTAAGTTTTTTAATAGCGGGCAAACTTGTGTCGCTCCCGATTATCTTCTCTTGGATAAGGCAATAGCCGATCCTTTTATCAAAATCCTTAAAGAGACTTTATTAAAATTCTATGGGGATCCTTCCCAAGCCAGTCAGCATCTTGCCCGCATTGTGAATGAGGGGCGTTGGAAGACGCTGGTAAGCTATTTGGAGCAAGGCAAGATTTTATATGGCGGACAATCCAGTTTGGAGGAGCGTTATATTGCCCCTACCCTGTTGCAAGTGACAGACTTGTCACAGCCCGTTATGGAAGAAGAAATTTTTGGTCCTATTTTACCTATTATCACCTACCAGAGCAGATCGGAAGCGCTGGAAATTATCAGAAAAAATCCCTATCCCCTCGCTTTTTATCTTTTTACCGGCGAGAAAGAAAGCCAAGACTGGTATTTAAATCGTTTCCAGTTTGGTGGCGGTGCTACCAATAATGCCATGGTTCACTTGAGCAATCCCGATTTGCCTTTTGGTGGAATTAATCAATCTGGGCAAGGCCGTTATCACGGCTATGAAGGGTTTGTCACCTTTAGCAACCGCAAGAGCGTGCTCCACAGCGGCACCTGGTTTGATCCTAATTTCAAATACCCCCCTTATTCTGAAAGCGCGTTGAAGTGGTTTCGCCGTTTATTGGGATGA
- a CDS encoding DUF885 domain-containing protein, with the protein MGFKAIFFTALAVLLLACQPDTGREDTASDETSPKGEASPQATQRLRQLFKDEWERHLRENPVFASSLGDRRYNDQWSDHSLEAIRARHEADQKALAQLYDINRAVLPKKEKLNYDLFEQQLKRKIEGFQYRAFLMPFDQQGGVQTLHQVAERLRFQREQDFRDWIGRLNQIGRVVEETMELMKRGLAEERVPPKIIMERIPDQIAHQVVAEPTKSPFYQVFRKMPEGIPATTQAKLRQEAKQAIANVIVPAYRQFQVFFNQQYLPNCRETVGAHGLPDGKAFYAYRTRQFTTTSLAPEEIHQIGLQEVARIRNQMEQLIEQLEFNGDFDAFLHFLRTDPQLYYQDSEALLEGYRAIAKKIDPELVNLFGKLPRMPYGVKPIPRSSAPDLPTGYYQQPAADGSRAGYYYVNLYKPEVRPKYEMEVLTLHEAVPGHHLQIALQQELGELPNFRRFSGFTAFSEGWGLYAESLGEELGLYQDPYSKFGQLTYEVWRAIRLVVDTGIHAKGWTRQRAIDFFKKNAAKTEHDIINEIDRYIAWPGQALAYKIGELKIQALRQRALEKLDKDFDIRAFHDLVLSSGSIPLDILERKVEQWIEAQKKENNA; encoded by the coding sequence ATGGGCTTCAAAGCCATTTTTTTCACCGCTTTGGCGGTTCTGCTGTTAGCCTGCCAACCGGATACTGGCCGTGAGGACACCGCCTCGGATGAGACTAGCCCCAAGGGGGAAGCATCACCCCAGGCCACCCAACGGCTGCGCCAGCTTTTTAAAGACGAATGGGAACGCCACCTGCGGGAAAATCCTGTATTTGCCTCTTCCCTGGGGGATCGTCGTTACAATGATCAGTGGAGCGATCATTCCTTGGAAGCTATTCGTGCCCGTCACGAGGCAGATCAAAAAGCCCTAGCGCAACTTTACGACATTAACCGCGCGGTGTTGCCCAAAAAGGAAAAGCTCAACTATGACCTTTTTGAGCAGCAACTGAAAAGGAAGATAGAGGGTTTCCAGTACCGGGCTTTTCTCATGCCCTTCGATCAACAGGGGGGCGTTCAGACTTTACACCAAGTGGCTGAGCGCTTGCGTTTCCAGAGAGAGCAGGATTTCCGCGATTGGATTGGGCGGCTCAATCAAATTGGCCGGGTGGTCGAGGAGACCATGGAGCTCATGAAAAGGGGGTTGGCGGAAGAGCGTGTCCCCCCAAAGATCATTATGGAACGGATTCCGGATCAGATTGCCCACCAGGTCGTTGCTGAACCAACAAAAAGCCCTTTCTACCAGGTTTTTAGGAAGATGCCAGAGGGCATTCCGGCGACCACTCAAGCTAAGCTGCGGCAAGAAGCAAAGCAGGCCATTGCCAACGTTATTGTTCCTGCTTACCGACAGTTCCAGGTATTTTTCAACCAGCAGTATTTGCCGAACTGTCGAGAGACTGTGGGCGCCCATGGGCTACCGGATGGCAAGGCATTTTATGCTTATCGAACCCGCCAATTCACAACCACTTCGCTGGCGCCAGAGGAGATTCATCAAATCGGCCTCCAGGAGGTGGCCCGGATTCGGAATCAAATGGAGCAGCTCATTGAGCAGCTAGAGTTCAATGGCGACTTCGATGCTTTCCTTCACTTTTTACGCACCGATCCCCAGCTCTATTACCAAGATTCGGAGGCGTTGTTGGAAGGTTACCGGGCCATCGCGAAAAAGATTGATCCTGAATTGGTTAACCTTTTTGGTAAGTTGCCCCGCATGCCCTACGGGGTGAAGCCCATCCCCCGTTCCTCTGCACCGGATCTGCCTACCGGTTATTATCAACAACCGGCCGCTGACGGCAGCCGGGCCGGCTATTACTACGTTAATCTTTACAAGCCGGAGGTACGCCCAAAATATGAAATGGAGGTACTCACCCTGCACGAGGCGGTGCCCGGCCATCATCTTCAGATTGCTCTCCAGCAGGAATTGGGAGAGCTGCCAAACTTCCGGCGTTTTTCTGGTTTTACAGCCTTTTCGGAAGGCTGGGGGTTATACGCGGAAAGCCTCGGTGAGGAACTGGGACTCTACCAGGATCCCTACTCCAAGTTTGGCCAGTTGACCTATGAGGTGTGGCGGGCAATCCGGTTAGTGGTGGACACGGGAATACACGCCAAGGGTTGGACCCGGCAGCGGGCCATCGATTTCTTTAAGAAAAATGCGGCTAAGACGGAACATGACATTATCAATGAGATCGATCGCTATATTGCCTGGCCAGGCCAAGCCCTGGCTTACAAAATTGGCGAACTCAAAATCCAGGCGCTACGCCAGCGGGCCCTGGAAAAACTTGACAAGGACTTTGATATTCGCGCCTTCCATGATCTAGTGCTTAGCAGCGGTTCCATTCCCTTGGATATCCTAGAGCGTAAAGTCGAACAGTGGATTGAGGCCCAAAAAAAAGAAAATAATGCTTGA
- a CDS encoding type II toxin-antitoxin system HicA family toxin, producing MTQFDKAIARLPQRPKDFTWDEAVRVMEGRGFKLHKSSGSRRKFYHEEKDILVSLHEPHPGKILKRYQLDKIIEALDNSGESS from the coding sequence ATGACACAGTTTGATAAGGCAATTGCCCGGTTGCCCCAACGTCCCAAGGATTTCACTTGGGACGAAGCCGTGCGCGTGATGGAGGGTCGCGGTTTCAAGCTGCATAAGTCGAGTGGGTCGCGGCGCAAATTCTACCATGAAGAGAAGGACATCCTGGTTAGCCTTCACGAACCACATCCTGGAAAAATTCTTAAGCGCTATCAATTAGATAAGATTATTGAGGCATTGGATAACAGCGGTGAATCATCATGA
- a CDS encoding type II toxin-antitoxin system HicB family antitoxin, translating to MNTVLKHKGYIGTIEVSLEDNCLHGKIQFIQDTVTYEGQTPAELDQAFVEAVDDYLATCEELGREPQKPFSGSFNIRVGSELHKAAAVQSIQEGISLNEFVKLALKQRLTDSPSEHQVTHIHRIQLCVEQETDLGLNESEERWTVNTTVRSRLH from the coding sequence ATGAATACCGTACTCAAGCATAAAGGCTATATCGGCACCATTGAGGTAAGCCTGGAAGATAACTGCCTGCATGGCAAGATCCAGTTCATTCAGGATACTGTAACCTACGAAGGTCAGACTCCGGCTGAATTAGACCAGGCTTTTGTCGAGGCAGTGGACGATTATCTAGCTACTTGTGAAGAGCTCGGTCGTGAGCCACAAAAACCCTTTAGCGGTAGCTTCAATATACGTGTAGGATCAGAGTTACACAAAGCGGCTGCCGTTCAATCTATTCAAGAAGGTATTTCGCTTAATGAATTTGTCAAACTTGCCCTAAAGCAGAGGCTTACCGATTCACCGAGTGAACATCAGGTAACGCATATTCATCGCATACAGTTGTGCGTAGAGCAGGAAACCGATTTAGGTTTAAATGAGAGTGAAGAGCGGTGGACAGTCAACACTACAGTGCGGTCCCGGCTACATTAA
- a CDS encoding esterase-like activity of phytase family protein yields MLYRAWQRCYSPDSREEKQGVALAPDNTDTLWIASEGNDPGTRPNQLVQVDTAGAILNKIGLPAEIEACRLASSNTGNLDNGFEGVAVLPMQNGRYQLLVAQQLPWDYTTPECEDLDDEPGYTRIWIYDPVAMTWDFVPYELAPVPANASWVGLSEITRVGDGSYVLIEHDNRTGDFAALKTLIRVSLADATDGITAEEKTVYDLIPDLKATHGWITDKPEGVAINRHGEVFVVTDNDGVGDWSGETWFLKLGNVDDLFEFEGGDEDENEDGEN; encoded by the coding sequence ATTCTGTACCGAGCATGGCAAAGATGCTACTCACCGGACTCAAGGGAGGAAAAACAGGGCGTAGCACTGGCGCCAGACAATACCGATACCCTTTGGATTGCCAGTGAAGGCAATGATCCTGGCACGCGCCCGAATCAATTGGTCCAGGTCGACACAGCCGGCGCCATTCTCAATAAAATTGGTCTGCCGGCGGAAATCGAAGCATGCAGGCTTGCCTCCAGCAATACAGGCAACCTGGATAATGGCTTCGAGGGCGTTGCAGTCCTGCCAATGCAAAATGGCAGATACCAGCTACTCGTCGCCCAACAGCTTCCCTGGGACTACACCACACCTGAGTGTGAGGATTTGGACGACGAACCCGGGTACACACGCATCTGGATTTACGACCCGGTTGCCATGACCTGGGACTTTGTACCCTACGAACTGGCGCCAGTGCCGGCCAATGCCAGTTGGGTGGGCCTGTCCGAAATCACCCGGGTCGGCGACGGCAGCTATGTGCTGATCGAGCATGACAATCGCACTGGTGATTTTGCTGCGTTGAAGACCCTGATCCGGGTTAGCCTCGCGGATGCAACGGACGGCATTACCGCCGAGGAGAAGACCGTCTACGATCTGATTCCGGATCTCAAAGCCACCCATGGCTGGATCACTGATAAGCCGGAGGGTGTTGCAATCAACCGCCACGGTGAGGTCTTTGTCGTCACCGACAACGACGGCGTCGGCGACTGGTCAGGCGAGACCTGGTTTCTCAAGCTTGGTAATGTCGACGACCTGTTCGAGTTCGAGGGCGGCGATGAGGACGAAAATGAGGATGGCGAGAACTAA
- a CDS encoding EF-hand domain-containing protein — MAAKYKVMCYSLLLGGGLSLVLIPVFAQTVIPHRIIGGKEGGTPEKQEMHKDMHKKMFQKLDKDGNGKIGKDEFEEAMEEKFKRKDKDGDGFVTQEEWQAAAKEHKKEYKKEHHRGAQEGGGGY; from the coding sequence ATGGCAGCGAAATACAAGGTGATGTGTTATTCCCTCTTGCTTGGAGGGGGCTTATCGCTGGTTTTAATACCCGTCTTTGCGCAGACTGTCATACCGCATAGGATCATAGGCGGTAAAGAAGGAGGGACCCCAGAAAAGCAGGAGATGCACAAGGATATGCACAAAAAGATGTTCCAAAAGCTGGATAAAGATGGTAATGGGAAGATTGGCAAGGATGAATTTGAAGAGGCTATGGAAGAAAAATTTAAGCGCAAGGACAAGGATGGTGACGGCTTTGTAACTCAGGAGGAGTGGCAGGCCGCCGCTAAAGAGCATAAAAAGGAATATAAGAAAGAGCACCACCGCGGAGCACAGGAAGGCGGCGGGGGATACTAG
- a CDS encoding DUF6538 domain-containing protein, whose protein sequence is MNKRYLLRRRQTWYIRIRVPDSLYPVIGKKHITRSLKTRDIHEARARRWSVVKEIKAYLNAQARQGFIAPDSPEVIIQRAKETRNEINLGLEDPENAEIVWDVYVDQLIDRHGKPDPETGEPKVDEAIVTAVRLGYEIISSGKGVMLASQALEENLEELRGRQVLNQTIRARERRVNAFLRWLGGDRKLKEISREDAGRYVTQVLLKRGNSQKTVKDTISDLSAFFNWAMERGQTVSNPFRGMSKSVRDTTRGTREKKNGKRRVWTQKELKHLLLEIKARLGEDDPLWAMTVIALYTGMRENEIAETRLEDVHSDHIHIPEGKTESSIRDTPIHPLLKPFIEQLKASSTEGYLISGLIRGGEDNKRHHYFAKRFGRFKREKAGLTDSRIVFHSFRKNFAGALEQAGVSETLAQQIVGHKKQSLTYGLYSPGVDLEKMAEAVAMVSYGAEVDRLCAEGL, encoded by the coding sequence GTGAACAAGCGGTATCTCCTACGCCGACGGCAGACATGGTATATCCGAATCAGGGTGCCTGATAGCCTTTATCCAGTTATTGGGAAAAAGCATATTACCCGCTCACTTAAGACGCGAGACATTCACGAGGCGCGGGCCAGGCGCTGGTCTGTGGTAAAGGAAATCAAGGCTTACCTCAATGCTCAAGCGCGACAAGGGTTTATAGCCCCAGATAGCCCTGAAGTCATTATTCAGCGAGCTAAAGAGACCCGAAACGAGATCAACCTGGGCCTAGAAGATCCAGAGAATGCCGAAATTGTTTGGGATGTCTATGTCGATCAATTGATTGATAGGCATGGTAAGCCTGACCCTGAGACTGGCGAGCCTAAGGTTGATGAAGCTATCGTGACTGCCGTCCGGCTGGGCTATGAGATTATCTCTAGCGGAAAGGGGGTCATGCTGGCCTCACAGGCACTCGAGGAAAACTTAGAGGAACTGAGAGGACGCCAGGTCCTGAACCAAACGATACGGGCGAGAGAGCGGCGGGTGAATGCTTTTCTTCGCTGGCTGGGGGGCGATAGGAAGCTCAAAGAGATCTCGCGGGAAGATGCCGGACGCTACGTGACTCAGGTGTTGCTAAAGCGAGGTAACTCCCAGAAGACGGTTAAAGATACGATTAGCGACTTGTCCGCCTTCTTTAACTGGGCCATGGAGCGGGGGCAAACAGTCTCAAATCCCTTTAGAGGGATGAGCAAATCTGTCCGCGATACCACCCGAGGCACCAGGGAGAAGAAAAACGGCAAGCGCCGCGTCTGGACACAGAAAGAACTTAAACACTTACTGCTAGAGATTAAGGCCCGGCTTGGCGAGGATGATCCCCTCTGGGCCATGACCGTGATCGCCCTCTATACTGGCATGCGCGAGAACGAGATCGCCGAGACCCGCCTTGAAGATGTTCATTCCGATCACATTCATATACCGGAAGGGAAGACTGAAAGCAGCATTCGGGATACCCCTATTCATCCCCTTCTGAAACCGTTCATTGAACAACTGAAAGCGAGCAGCACAGAGGGCTACTTGATCAGCGGGCTTATCCGAGGTGGCGAAGATAATAAGCGCCATCATTACTTTGCGAAGCGTTTCGGAAGATTTAAGCGCGAGAAGGCGGGCCTTACAGATAGCCGGATCGTCTTCCATAGTTTTCGCAAGAATTTTGCGGGGGCACTAGAGCAAGCGGGGGTGTCGGAAACGCTTGCCCAGCAGATTGTGGGGCATAAGAAACAGAGCCTCACCTATGGCCTGTATAGCCCCGGTGTGGATCTAGAGAAGATGGCTGAGGCTGTAGCGATGGTAAGCTATGGAGCTGAGGTGGATCGGCTGTGTGCTGAGGGTTTGTGA
- a CDS encoding AAA family ATPase yields MLDEKFKPREELLAPWLTQRHLSMVYAPAGVGKSWFALSAALAVAGGGKLYHWDAPIARRVVFVDGEMDIEDLQERCEKLIEPLDVNIKTARNNLLFLAQQDQSLDVEFPDLATDEGQAIVMKHIKNHRAEFVILDNFSTLCEVEDENAASSFNPIMRFLRQLKQGRIAAMLVHHARKNTSGNGSYRGTSKQAVIFNSIISLNHPDRIPAQGGATFDIDFEKYRGLRDDRVAPVRVSLQNDPGERPQWVVEPRSDAKIVEMVRAVKELACASQDELAERFGVTKGTISKWKRRAIDMDLVSSKAWEECLKEAQQVREEEEHAVSDVSNF; encoded by the coding sequence TTGCTTGATGAAAAGTTTAAACCAAGAGAGGAGCTATTAGCTCCTTGGCTCACCCAGCGCCACTTGAGCATGGTCTATGCACCTGCTGGCGTGGGTAAGTCTTGGTTCGCGCTATCAGCGGCGCTTGCCGTTGCAGGCGGCGGGAAGTTGTATCACTGGGATGCCCCCATAGCTAGGCGTGTGGTCTTCGTCGACGGTGAAATGGATATAGAGGATCTGCAAGAGCGATGCGAGAAGCTAATAGAGCCCCTGGATGTCAATATTAAAACAGCCAGAAATAACCTATTGTTTCTTGCTCAGCAGGATCAAAGCCTGGATGTCGAGTTTCCTGACCTGGCTACCGATGAGGGGCAAGCCATTGTGATGAAGCACATAAAGAACCATCGGGCAGAGTTTGTGATACTCGACAACTTCAGCACGCTTTGTGAAGTGGAAGACGAAAACGCCGCCTCTAGCTTTAACCCGATCATGCGGTTTCTGCGTCAGCTAAAGCAAGGGCGTATTGCGGCCATGTTAGTTCACCATGCCAGGAAGAACACCAGCGGCAATGGAAGCTACCGGGGAACCTCTAAGCAAGCGGTGATTTTCAATTCGATTATTAGTCTAAATCATCCCGACAGGATACCCGCACAAGGAGGAGCCACATTTGACATTGACTTTGAAAAATACCGGGGTCTTAGAGATGATCGGGTAGCACCCGTTAGAGTCAGCCTTCAGAATGACCCTGGAGAGCGCCCCCAGTGGGTTGTCGAGCCGCGATCAGATGCCAAGATAGTGGAAATGGTGCGAGCAGTGAAAGAACTGGCGTGTGCTTCCCAAGATGAATTGGCCGAGAGATTCGGTGTTACTAAGGGCACTATTTCCAAATGGAAGCGCAGGGCTATAGATATGGATCTAGTAAGTAGCAAAGCTTGGGAGGAGTGCTTAAAGGAGGCCCAGCAGGTACGCGAAGAGGAGGAGCACGCAGTATCCGATGTGTCTAACTTCTAA